In one Aeromicrobium erythreum genomic region, the following are encoded:
- a CDS encoding acetylornithine transaminase, with the protein MPCAAQGRPESGEQWTERYRGAVMNTFGDPQRVLVRGEGSTVWDVDGNHYLDLLAGIAVNALGHAHPAVVQAVTEQLGTLGHVSNFFTTEPQVRLAERLAALLDPGSDEGADVPVRTFFANSGTEANEAAFKATRRTGRTTVVVAEGSFHGRSMGALALTSKAAYREPFEPLPGDVRWVPYGDADALTAAVDDTVAAVLLEPIQGEAGVVVPPEGYLARARAITREHGALLWIDEVQTGVGRTGAWFAFQESGVVLDLVTLAKGLGGGFPVGACIGIGDAATLLGPGNHGTTFGGNPVACAAALAVLDTIESDGLLAQATTRGDQLASALAAHPRVAEVTGRGLMLGVVLTDPRAADVQKAALDAGLVLNAPTPDRLRIVPPLVLTEAEAAHATTTLSAVISEVLA; encoded by the coding sequence CTGCCCTGCGCCGCGCAGGGTCGTCCCGAGAGCGGCGAGCAGTGGACCGAGCGCTACCGCGGCGCGGTCATGAACACCTTCGGCGACCCCCAGCGCGTGCTGGTGCGCGGTGAGGGGAGCACGGTCTGGGACGTCGACGGCAACCACTACCTCGACCTCCTGGCCGGGATCGCGGTCAACGCGCTGGGCCACGCGCACCCGGCCGTCGTGCAGGCGGTCACCGAGCAGCTCGGGACCCTCGGGCACGTGTCGAACTTCTTCACCACCGAGCCGCAGGTCCGGCTGGCCGAGCGGCTCGCCGCCCTGCTCGACCCAGGTTCGGACGAGGGGGCCGACGTGCCCGTGCGCACGTTCTTCGCGAACTCCGGCACCGAGGCCAACGAGGCGGCGTTCAAGGCCACCCGGCGCACGGGTCGCACGACGGTCGTCGTCGCCGAGGGAAGCTTCCACGGACGTTCGATGGGCGCGCTCGCCCTGACGTCGAAGGCGGCGTACCGCGAGCCGTTCGAGCCGCTGCCGGGCGACGTGCGCTGGGTCCCGTACGGCGACGCCGACGCGCTGACCGCGGCGGTCGACGACACGGTCGCGGCCGTGCTGCTCGAGCCCATCCAGGGCGAGGCTGGCGTGGTCGTGCCGCCGGAGGGCTACCTGGCCCGGGCCCGCGCGATCACCCGCGAGCACGGCGCCCTGCTCTGGATCGACGAGGTCCAGACCGGCGTCGGGCGCACCGGCGCCTGGTTCGCGTTCCAGGAGTCCGGGGTCGTGCTCGACCTGGTGACGCTGGCCAAGGGTCTCGGCGGCGGGTTCCCCGTCGGCGCGTGCATCGGCATCGGCGACGCCGCGACCCTGCTCGGTCCCGGCAACCACGGCACGACCTTCGGCGGCAACCCGGTGGCCTGCGCGGCGGCGCTCGCGGTGCTCGACACGATCGAGTCCGACGGCCTGCTCGCCCAGGCCACGACCCGCGGTGACCAGCTCGCGTCCGCACTGGCCGCGCACCCCCGGGTGGCCGAGGTCACCGGACGTGGCCTCATGTTGGGCGTCGTGCTCACGGACCCCCGTGCGGCCGACGTGCAGAAGGCCGCGCTCGACGCCGGGCTCGTCCTCAACGCACCGACGCCCGACCGCCTGCGCATCGTCCCGCCGCTCGTGCTCACCGAGGCCGAGGCGGCGCACGCCACCACCACGCTCTCCGCGGTGATCTCGGAGGTGCTCGCATGA
- a CDS encoding Pls/PosA family non-ribosomal peptide synthetase codes for MLENVDVPATFLRSGRAAPARTLVEVLEATARDHAEEPALACGDVVLTYDTLLETASALADELGAVGVGRGARVGVRVSSGSTDLHVAILGVLLAGAAYVPIDVDDPEERAATVLREAQADAVVTDGLVVRRLRDDVRGSGSVEPPTLDDDAWIIFTSGSTGTPKGVAVTHRSAAAFVDAEAVLFCQDAPLGPGDRVMAGLSVAFDASCEEMWLAWRHGACLVPAPRSLVRSGADLAPWLVANDVTVVSTVPTLVSLWPAQALDAVRLLILGGEACPPEIGDRFATADREVWNTYGPTEATVVACGAQLRPGEPVRIGLPLEGWDLAVVDDDERPVGPGETGQLVIGGVGLARYLDAEKDAATYAPMPSLGWDRAYRSGDRVVLDEAGLLFAGRADDQVKIGGRRIELGEVDSALLALPGVEAAAASVRRSEAGNSVLVGYVVTDGTLDARSARATLRERLPAAAVPRIAVVETIPVRTSGKVDRDALPWPLETGTEASLDGTAALVADAWARILGSAVGGPADDFFEAGGSSLTAAQLVARLRETHPEVTVADVYEAPTVGALAARLDTLTTPAVVDVREVRPVPRRSSLVQLVLLLPLRAVGGLVWVAWTMLAVQALAVATDWSWLPGPGWTATVVAAVLLLPPVRAAAAAGGVRLLLRRLTPGTYPRGGSTHLRLWAAERLVEELRVGTLASVGVLTVFARMLGAKVGAGVDLHALPSLTGMLTLGRGSTVEPEADLSGWWVDGDRLVVGPVRVRAEARVGVRSTLGPGVVVGRRAEVGAGSTVLGDVADDSFAAGAPATRVGEARGPAELEPAPRRRGWPTVYAVTGLVLSALPALAVGLVSAASLGAALALGVDPQSPADLALLLVALLPVLVVGSLLVLAGLVWSVVRGASTGVAAGVHPVHGRAAWSAWTVLRVLDSAREWLFPLYSSSLTPTWLRALGADVGADVEASTVLLLPSLTSVGDGAFLADDTMLGMYELGGGWLRVERVKVGRRAFVGNSGMAAPGRKVPARGLVAVLSAAPRRAKATKGSSWLGSPPTRLRRAAGEVDEARTYEPGRRLRVARAALEACRVLAVGVAALLVLAVAGSIVTVADRAGWWVAALVAGPVLLAAGVVGALVATAAKWVLVGRVRAEEHPLWSSFVWRNELADTFVEVVAAPWFCRWALGTPLLPLWLRSLGARVGRGVWCETYWWPEPDLVTVGDGATVNRGCVVQTHLFHDRILSMDEVRLDAGATLGPHGVVLPAARIGRHARVGPGSLVMRGEHVPDGTSWVGNPIGPWTDATAPA; via the coding sequence GTGCTCGAGAACGTCGACGTCCCTGCCACGTTCCTGCGTTCGGGCCGGGCGGCACCCGCGCGCACCCTCGTCGAGGTGCTGGAGGCCACCGCCCGGGACCACGCCGAGGAGCCGGCGCTCGCCTGCGGCGACGTCGTCCTGACCTACGACACCCTGCTCGAGACGGCGTCGGCGCTGGCCGACGAGCTCGGTGCCGTCGGCGTCGGTCGCGGCGCCCGCGTTGGGGTGCGGGTGTCCTCGGGCAGCACCGACCTGCACGTCGCGATCCTGGGCGTCCTGCTCGCCGGTGCCGCCTACGTGCCGATCGACGTCGACGACCCGGAGGAGCGAGCAGCGACCGTGCTGCGCGAGGCCCAGGCCGACGCGGTCGTGACCGACGGCCTCGTGGTGCGACGCCTGCGCGACGACGTGCGCGGCTCGGGCAGCGTGGAGCCGCCGACCCTCGACGACGACGCCTGGATCATCTTCACGTCGGGCTCCACCGGGACGCCCAAGGGCGTGGCCGTCACGCACCGCTCCGCGGCGGCGTTCGTGGACGCCGAGGCGGTGCTCTTCTGCCAGGACGCACCTCTCGGTCCCGGCGACCGCGTGATGGCCGGGCTCAGCGTGGCCTTCGACGCCTCCTGCGAGGAGATGTGGCTGGCGTGGCGGCACGGCGCCTGCCTCGTGCCTGCACCGCGCTCGCTCGTCCGCAGTGGCGCGGACCTCGCGCCGTGGCTCGTCGCGAACGACGTCACGGTCGTCTCGACCGTGCCGACGCTGGTCTCGCTGTGGCCCGCGCAGGCGCTCGACGCGGTGCGGCTGCTGATCCTCGGCGGCGAGGCCTGCCCGCCGGAGATCGGCGACCGGTTCGCCACCGCCGACCGTGAGGTGTGGAACACGTACGGGCCCACCGAGGCGACCGTGGTCGCCTGCGGCGCGCAGCTGCGGCCCGGCGAGCCGGTCCGCATCGGCCTGCCGCTCGAGGGCTGGGACCTCGCGGTGGTCGATGACGACGAACGCCCTGTCGGGCCGGGGGAGACCGGTCAGCTGGTGATCGGCGGTGTCGGCCTCGCGCGGTACCTGGACGCCGAGAAGGACGCCGCGACCTACGCCCCGATGCCCTCGCTCGGGTGGGACCGCGCCTACCGCAGCGGCGACCGCGTCGTGCTCGACGAGGCGGGTCTGCTGTTCGCCGGGCGTGCCGACGACCAGGTGAAGATCGGCGGACGACGCATCGAGCTCGGTGAGGTCGACAGCGCCCTGCTCGCCCTGCCCGGCGTCGAGGCGGCAGCCGCGTCCGTGCGTCGGTCCGAGGCGGGCAACAGCGTCCTGGTCGGCTACGTCGTGACCGACGGGACGCTGGACGCGAGGAGTGCGCGCGCGACCCTGCGCGAGCGCCTGCCCGCGGCCGCGGTGCCTCGCATCGCGGTCGTCGAGACCATCCCGGTCCGCACGTCGGGCAAGGTCGACCGCGACGCCCTGCCGTGGCCGCTCGAGACCGGCACCGAGGCGTCGCTCGACGGCACCGCCGCGCTGGTCGCCGACGCGTGGGCGCGCATCCTGGGCTCGGCCGTCGGCGGGCCGGCCGACGACTTCTTCGAAGCCGGTGGCTCGAGCCTCACCGCGGCGCAGCTCGTGGCTCGGCTGCGGGAGACGCACCCGGAGGTGACGGTCGCCGACGTCTACGAGGCGCCCACGGTGGGTGCGCTCGCGGCTCGTCTCGACACGCTCACCACCCCGGCCGTCGTCGACGTCCGCGAGGTGCGGCCGGTGCCCCGCCGGTCGAGCCTGGTCCAGCTGGTCCTGCTCCTGCCGCTGCGCGCGGTCGGCGGGCTGGTCTGGGTGGCCTGGACGATGCTCGCGGTGCAGGCGCTGGCCGTCGCCACGGACTGGTCGTGGCTCCCGGGACCCGGATGGACGGCGACCGTGGTCGCGGCGGTGCTGCTGCTCCCGCCCGTCCGGGCTGCCGCGGCCGCGGGTGGCGTGCGGCTGCTCCTGCGTCGGCTGACGCCCGGCACCTACCCGCGCGGCGGGTCGACGCACCTGCGGCTGTGGGCGGCCGAGCGCCTGGTCGAGGAGCTCCGCGTGGGCACGCTCGCCAGCGTCGGCGTGCTGACCGTCTTCGCGCGGATGCTCGGCGCGAAGGTGGGTGCGGGAGTCGACCTGCACGCGCTGCCCTCTCTCACCGGCATGCTGACCCTCGGCCGCGGGTCCACGGTCGAGCCCGAGGCAGACCTCTCGGGCTGGTGGGTCGACGGCGACCGTCTCGTCGTGGGGCCGGTCCGGGTACGGGCCGAGGCTCGCGTCGGCGTCCGCAGCACGCTCGGTCCCGGAGTCGTGGTCGGTCGTCGCGCCGAGGTCGGCGCAGGGTCGACGGTGCTGGGCGACGTGGCCGACGACAGCTTCGCCGCCGGAGCCCCCGCGACGCGCGTCGGTGAGGCGCGTGGCCCGGCCGAGCTCGAGCCGGCACCGCGCCGTCGCGGTTGGCCCACGGTCTACGCGGTGACGGGTCTCGTGCTGTCGGCGCTCCCGGCGCTCGCGGTCGGGCTCGTGTCCGCGGCGTCGCTCGGCGCGGCCCTGGCGCTCGGTGTCGACCCGCAATCACCCGCCGACCTCGCGCTGCTGCTGGTTGCGCTCCTGCCCGTCCTCGTGGTCGGGTCCCTGCTGGTCCTCGCCGGGCTGGTGTGGTCGGTCGTCCGGGGTGCGTCGACCGGCGTGGCGGCCGGGGTGCACCCCGTGCACGGCCGCGCGGCGTGGTCGGCCTGGACGGTGCTGCGCGTCCTCGACAGCGCCCGCGAGTGGCTGTTCCCGCTGTACTCCAGCAGCCTCACGCCGACGTGGCTCCGCGCGCTCGGCGCCGACGTCGGGGCCGACGTGGAGGCGTCGACCGTGCTCCTGCTGCCGAGCCTCACGTCGGTCGGCGACGGCGCCTTCCTCGCCGACGACACGATGCTCGGCATGTACGAGCTCGGTGGCGGGTGGCTGCGGGTCGAGCGCGTGAAGGTGGGGCGTCGGGCCTTCGTCGGCAACTCGGGCATGGCAGCGCCCGGCCGCAAGGTGCCGGCGCGCGGGCTGGTCGCGGTGCTGTCGGCGGCACCCCGTCGCGCGAAGGCGACCAAGGGGTCGTCGTGGCTGGGGAGCCCGCCCACGAGGCTCCGCCGCGCCGCCGGCGAGGTCGACGAGGCCCGCACCTACGAGCCGGGACGACGGCTCAGGGTGGCGCGCGCGGCGCTCGAGGCCTGCCGCGTGCTCGCCGTCGGTGTAGCGGCCCTCCTCGTCCTGGCCGTCGCCGGCAGCATCGTCACGGTCGCGGACCGTGCGGGGTGGTGGGTCGCGGCGCTCGTCGCCGGCCCGGTCCTGCTCGCCGCCGGCGTCGTGGGGGCGCTCGTCGCGACTGCGGCCAAGTGGGTCCTCGTCGGTCGGGTCAGGGCCGAGGAGCACCCGCTCTGGAGCAGCTTCGTGTGGCGCAACGAGCTCGCCGACACCTTCGTCGAGGTGGTGGCCGCCCCCTGGTTCTGCCGCTGGGCGCTGGGCACGCCGCTGCTGCCGCTGTGGCTGCGCAGCCTCGGGGCGCGCGTCGGCCGGGGGGTCTGGTGCGAGACGTACTGGTGGCCCGAGCCCGACCTCGTGACCGTGGGCGACGGCGCGACCGTCAACCGGGGGTGCGTGGTGCAGACGCACCTCTTCCATGATCGGATACTCAGCATGGACGAGGTCAGGCTGGACGCGGGGGCGACGCTCGGTCCGCACGGCGTCGTGCTGCCGGCCGCACGCATCGGCAGGCACGCGCGAGTCGGCCCCGGGTCGCTGGTGATGCGCGGCGAGCACGTGCCCGACGGCACCAGCTGGGTCGGCAACCCCATCGGACCTTGGACCGACGCGACGGCGCCCGCGTGA
- the argB gene encoding acetylglutamate kinase has translation MTDDDTFGTPDPGHTREQWAEHTEKAATLAGALPWLKRYHDKVVVVKYGGNAMTDESLKQAFAEDIVFLRLAGFKPVVVHGGGPQISAMLDRLGIESEFRGGLRVTTPEAVDVVRMVLTGQVGRELVGLLNRHGALAVGLSGEDAGLFTATTTRPVIDGVETDIGLVGEVTQVRPEAVQDLIDAGRIPVVSTIAPDASGQVHNVNADTAASALAVALGAEKLLVLTDVEGLYRDWPDSTDVIGEIAPEALREILPTLASGMIPKMQACLEAVEGGVRGATVVDGREPHAVLLEIFTDEGVGTQVLPGVETRIRTALYATSAPKETS, from the coding sequence ATGACGGACGACGACACCTTCGGCACCCCTGACCCGGGCCACACGCGCGAGCAGTGGGCCGAGCACACCGAGAAGGCGGCCACGCTGGCCGGCGCGCTCCCGTGGCTGAAGCGCTACCACGACAAGGTCGTGGTGGTGAAGTACGGCGGCAACGCGATGACCGACGAGTCGCTGAAGCAGGCGTTCGCCGAGGACATCGTCTTCCTGCGCCTGGCGGGCTTCAAGCCGGTCGTGGTGCACGGTGGCGGACCCCAGATCAGCGCGATGCTCGACCGGCTCGGCATCGAGTCGGAGTTCCGCGGCGGGCTGCGCGTCACGACCCCCGAGGCCGTCGACGTCGTCCGCATGGTGCTCACCGGCCAGGTCGGCCGTGAGCTCGTCGGTCTGCTGAACCGGCACGGAGCCCTCGCCGTCGGCCTGTCGGGCGAGGACGCCGGCCTGTTCACGGCGACCACTACGCGACCCGTCATCGACGGCGTCGAGACCGACATCGGCCTCGTCGGCGAGGTCACCCAGGTGCGCCCCGAGGCCGTCCAGGACCTCATCGACGCCGGCCGCATCCCGGTCGTCTCGACGATCGCGCCCGACGCGTCCGGGCAGGTGCACAACGTGAACGCCGACACGGCGGCGTCGGCGCTCGCCGTCGCGCTCGGCGCGGAGAAGCTGCTGGTGCTGACCGACGTCGAGGGGCTGTACCGCGACTGGCCCGACAGCACCGACGTGATCGGCGAGATCGCCCCGGAGGCGCTGCGCGAGATCCTCCCGACGCTGGCGTCGGGCATGATCCCGAAGATGCAGGCCTGCCTCGAGGCGGTCGAGGGCGGGGTGCGCGGTGCGACCGTCGTCGACGGCCGCGAGCCGCACGCCGTGCTGCTGGAGATCTTCACCGACGAGGGCGTCGGCACGCAGGTGCTGCCCGGCGTCGAGACCCGCATCCGTACCGCGCTGTACGCCACGAGCGCACCGAAGGAGACGTCGTGA
- a CDS encoding M1 family metallopeptidase, with amino-acid sequence MDRRDGARVSRAASVDERYVPHHGDPSYTVTRYDLVVDYVPESNRLTGTATLGVRALEPLRKVRLDLNDLRVQKLLVDGARAKYRQQRASVSVELGRELAEGEEAEIMVAYGGRPHPMRGPDGDAGWEELEEGAIVASQPHGAPSWFPCNDLPSAKAPFRLELSVPQAFTVVGNGVPGERRRTAGRVVQVFDQPEPMATYLATVHVGDFVEEQQATSPVPVGFVAPGSLREQAQDALADQPAMVAFFDRVFGPYPFQRYLAVVTPDDLEIPLEAQGLSIFGPNLLHDGWDAQRLIAHELAHQWFGNSVTLRHWNDIWLHEGFACYAEWLWSEESGRESADERARHHHAKLQAKDQDLLLADPGPDLMFDDRVYKRGALTLHALRRRVGDDAFFTVLRTWTDRFRHANADTADLERVVADVAGEQTDLFDQWVRATAVPDLP; translated from the coding sequence TTGGACCGACGCGACGGCGCCCGCGTGAGCCGGGCCGCGTCCGTCGACGAGCGCTACGTCCCGCACCACGGCGACCCGTCGTACACCGTCACACGCTACGACCTCGTCGTCGACTACGTCCCCGAGTCCAACCGGCTCACCGGCACCGCGACCCTCGGCGTGCGTGCGCTCGAGCCGCTGCGGAAGGTCCGTCTGGACCTCAACGACCTGCGGGTGCAGAAGCTCCTCGTCGACGGCGCCCGCGCGAAGTACCGGCAGCAGCGCGCGTCCGTGAGCGTCGAGCTGGGTCGGGAGCTGGCGGAGGGCGAGGAGGCCGAGATCATGGTCGCCTACGGCGGCCGCCCGCACCCGATGCGCGGACCCGACGGCGACGCAGGCTGGGAGGAGCTCGAGGAGGGCGCGATCGTCGCCTCGCAGCCCCACGGCGCGCCGTCGTGGTTCCCGTGCAACGACCTGCCGTCCGCGAAGGCGCCGTTCCGGCTGGAGCTCTCGGTGCCGCAGGCGTTCACCGTCGTCGGCAACGGCGTGCCCGGCGAGCGGCGACGCACCGCGGGACGGGTCGTGCAGGTCTTCGACCAGCCCGAGCCGATGGCCACCTACCTCGCGACCGTGCACGTGGGCGACTTCGTCGAGGAGCAGCAGGCGACGTCGCCGGTGCCCGTCGGCTTCGTCGCGCCTGGCAGCCTGCGGGAGCAGGCCCAAGATGCCCTGGCCGACCAGCCCGCCATGGTCGCCTTCTTCGACCGGGTCTTCGGCCCGTACCCGTTCCAGCGGTACCTGGCGGTCGTCACCCCCGACGATCTCGAGATCCCGCTCGAGGCGCAGGGGCTCTCGATCTTCGGACCGAACCTCCTGCACGACGGGTGGGACGCGCAGCGACTGATCGCGCACGAGCTGGCCCACCAGTGGTTCGGCAACAGCGTGACGCTGCGGCATTGGAACGACATCTGGCTGCACGAGGGCTTCGCCTGCTACGCCGAGTGGCTGTGGTCGGAGGAGTCCGGCCGCGAGAGCGCCGACGAGCGCGCGCGCCACCACCACGCGAAGCTGCAGGCGAAGGACCAGGACCTGCTGCTCGCCGACCCCGGCCCCGACCTGATGTTCGACGACCGGGTCTACAAGCGCGGCGCCCTCACGTTGCACGCGCTGCGCCGCCGGGTCGGCGACGACGCCTTCTTCACGGTGCTGCGGACCTGGACCGACCGCTTCCGCCACGCCAACGCCGACACGGCCGACCTG
- a CDS encoding DivIVA domain-containing protein has translation MSGPVFRTTRWRTGYRVDDVDDFLADVLPRVTDRPDPALAERIVQARFATVHLGAGYDMSDVDAYLDDLVGRVGGPPAPGA, from the coding sequence GTGAGCGGGCCGGTGTTCCGGACGACCCGCTGGCGCACCGGGTACCGCGTCGACGACGTCGACGACTTCCTCGCCGACGTGCTGCCGCGCGTGACGGACCGTCCCGACCCGGCCCTGGCCGAGCGCATCGTGCAAGCGAGGTTCGCCACCGTGCACCTCGGCGCGGGCTACGACATGAGCGACGTCGACGCCTACCTCGACGACCTCGTGGGCCGCGTCGGCGGCCCGCCTGCCCCTGGAGCGTGA
- the argF gene encoding ornithine carbamoyltransferase, which translates to MTATATVRHLLRDDDLSPAEQAEVLDLALRMKAEPFAFRPLEGPRSVAVVFDKSSTRTRVSFSVGVAQLGGHCVILDAATTQAGRGEPVADTARVLGRMVDAVVWRTYAQADLEEMARHAGVPVVNALSDDFHPCQLLADWLTVREHKGTLAGLTVAFVGDGANNMAHSYVLGGAVAGMHVRVGAPEGYAPAGHVVADAEKVAAGTGGSVTVTDDPVEAVRGADVVITDTWVSMGQEAEKAERIATFGPYAVTGALLQHAAKDAIVLHCLPAYRGLEIAEDVLEGPRSVVWDEAENRLHAQKALLAFLLERS; encoded by the coding sequence ATGACCGCCACGGCCACCGTGCGGCACCTGCTGCGCGACGACGACCTCAGCCCGGCGGAGCAGGCCGAGGTGCTCGACCTGGCGTTGCGGATGAAGGCCGAGCCGTTCGCCTTCCGTCCGCTCGAGGGTCCGCGCTCCGTGGCGGTCGTCTTCGACAAGTCGTCCACGCGCACGCGGGTGTCGTTCTCCGTCGGCGTCGCCCAGCTCGGCGGGCACTGCGTCATCCTCGACGCCGCGACCACCCAGGCCGGCCGCGGCGAGCCGGTGGCCGACACGGCCCGCGTGCTCGGCCGCATGGTCGACGCCGTCGTCTGGCGCACCTACGCACAGGCCGACCTGGAGGAGATGGCGCGGCACGCCGGCGTGCCCGTGGTCAACGCGCTCAGCGACGACTTCCACCCCTGCCAGCTGCTGGCCGACTGGCTGACGGTGCGCGAGCACAAGGGCACGCTGGCCGGCCTGACCGTCGCCTTCGTGGGGGACGGCGCCAACAACATGGCGCACTCCTACGTCCTCGGCGGCGCGGTCGCGGGGATGCACGTGCGGGTCGGAGCACCCGAGGGTTATGCCCCCGCCGGCCACGTGGTCGCCGACGCCGAGAAGGTCGCCGCTGGTACCGGTGGATCCGTGACCGTCACCGACGACCCGGTCGAGGCGGTGCGCGGTGCCGACGTCGTCATCACCGACACGTGGGTCTCGATGGGCCAGGAGGCCGAGAAGGCCGAGCGGATCGCCACCTTCGGCCCGTACGCCGTGACCGGTGCGCTGCTGCAGCACGCCGCGAAGGACGCGATCGTGCTGCACTGCCTGCCCGCCTACCGGGGCCTGGAGATCGCCGAGGACGTGCTCGAGGGACCGCGCAGCGTCGTCTGGGACGAGGCGGAGAACCGCCTGCACGCCCAGAAGGCCCTGCTCGCGTTCCTGCTGGAGCGCTCGTGA
- the argH gene encoding argininosuccinate lyase has translation MTEQSPSDVPSGTQNDTPGDSRLWGGRFAGGPSPELTELSRSTHFDWRLAPYDLQGSRAHAQVLHTAGLLTDDDLVAMLAGIDALDADVASGAFTAQPGDEDVHSALERGLMERLGPDLGGRLRAGRSRNDQVATLFTMYLREHAARIGELLRALVGALADQAERHLGAPMPGRTHLQHAQPVLLSHHLLAHAWPLVRDLDRLADWDARVAGGSPYGSGALAGSSLGLDPEKVAASLGFTGSTPNSIDGTASRDVVAELAFVLAQVGVDVSRLAEEIILWNTKEFDFVTLDDGYSTGSSIMPQKKNPDIAELARGKAGRLIGNLSGLLATLKALPLAYNRDLQEDKEPVFDSVDTLEVLLPAFTGMVRTLTFHTERMAALAPQGFALATDVAEWLVRQGVPFRVAHEVSGACVQVCEQRGIELWDLSDDDFAAISPHLTPDVRSVLSVEGSIASRDGRGGTAQVRVAEQLAEVRARAAS, from the coding sequence ATGACCGAGCAGAGCCCGTCCGACGTCCCCTCGGGCACCCAGAACGACACCCCGGGCGACTCCCGTCTCTGGGGCGGTCGCTTCGCGGGCGGTCCGTCGCCGGAGCTGACGGAGCTGTCGCGCTCGACCCACTTCGACTGGCGGCTCGCGCCCTACGACCTGCAGGGCTCCCGTGCGCACGCCCAGGTGCTGCACACCGCCGGCCTGCTGACCGACGACGACCTGGTCGCGATGCTCGCGGGCATCGACGCGCTCGACGCCGATGTCGCCTCCGGCGCCTTCACGGCGCAGCCGGGCGACGAGGACGTGCACTCGGCCCTCGAGCGTGGGCTGATGGAGCGTCTCGGCCCCGACCTCGGCGGTCGGCTGCGCGCGGGCCGGTCGCGCAACGACCAGGTCGCCACCCTGTTCACGATGTACCTGCGCGAGCACGCCGCACGCATCGGCGAGCTGCTACGCGCGCTCGTCGGTGCTCTCGCCGACCAGGCGGAGCGTCACCTGGGCGCACCGATGCCGGGGCGCACGCACCTGCAGCACGCCCAGCCGGTGCTCCTGTCGCACCACCTCCTCGCGCACGCCTGGCCGCTCGTGCGCGACCTCGACCGGCTCGCCGACTGGGACGCGCGCGTCGCCGGCGGGTCGCCGTACGGCTCGGGCGCGCTGGCCGGCTCCTCGCTCGGTCTCGACCCGGAGAAGGTCGCCGCGTCGCTCGGCTTCACGGGCTCGACGCCGAACTCGATCGACGGCACGGCGTCGCGTGACGTCGTGGCCGAGCTGGCGTTCGTGCTCGCCCAGGTCGGGGTCGACGTGTCACGTCTGGCGGAGGAGATCATCCTCTGGAACACCAAGGAGTTCGACTTCGTCACGCTCGACGACGGGTACTCCACGGGCTCGAGCATCATGCCGCAGAAGAAGAACCCCGACATCGCCGAGCTGGCCCGCGGCAAGGCCGGGCGACTGATCGGCAACCTGTCCGGCCTGCTGGCCACCCTGAAGGCCCTCCCGCTGGCCTACAACCGCGACCTGCAGGAGGACAAGGAGCCGGTCTTCGACTCCGTCGACACGCTCGAGGTGCTGCTGCCGGCGTTCACCGGCATGGTGCGCACGCTCACCTTCCACACCGAGCGCATGGCAGCGCTGGCGCCGCAGGGCTTCGCGCTCGCCACCGACGTGGCCGAGTGGCTCGTGCGCCAGGGCGTGCCCTTCCGCGTGGCGCACGAGGTCTCCGGCGCCTGCGTGCAGGTCTGCGAGCAGCGCGGCATCGAGCTGTGGGACCTCTCCGACGACGACTTCGCGGCCATCTCGCCGCACCTGACGCCCGACGTCCGCAGCGTGCTGTCGGTCGAGGGCTCCATCGCCTCGCGCGACGGGCGCGGCGGCACCGCGCAGGTCCGGGTGGCCGAGCAGCTCGCCGAGGTGCGGGCGCGGGCGGCGTCGTGA